Proteins co-encoded in one Brassica oleracea var. oleracea cultivar TO1000 chromosome C4, BOL, whole genome shotgun sequence genomic window:
- the LOC106336674 gene encoding uncharacterized protein LOC106336674 isoform X1 codes for MQQEALSFLSSTLPPHHHHFPPFSRLRLSNFPSLSFKPNSSPSSIFFPPNPPDSLSSAPSAAGTLETDIHEKLLYLDTLGIDFLTLLNRHPPLLSSPLSAVKSVVDYMTTPPINFSLPDLRRLVSMCPELLTSPLTSHTIPVITFLLREVGVDSTFDLRQALRRRPRLLACSVDLQLRPTLYFLRGIGILEPRRHTYLLSCSVEGKLLPRIEFFERLGFSRRSAAAMFKRFPQLFNYSIGENYEPKLNYLMGEMGRDVREVLEFPQYFSFSLENRIKPRHVACAGRGVRLPLAVMLKTKEDGFRDALEVQFVLNDSQELKRMKKPVVSAYILREKGR; via the exons ATGCAACAAGAAGCTCTCTCTTTCCTCTCCTCCACTCTCCCTCCTCACCACCACCACTTTCCTCCGTTCTCTCGCCTCCGCCTCAGCAACTTCCCCTCTCTCTCATTCAAACCAAACTCATCGCCGTCATCAATCTTCTTCCCTCCCAACCCTCCAGACTCCCTCTCCTCCGCACCTTCCGCCGCCGGAACCCTAGAAACCGACATCCACGAGAAGCTCCTCTACCTCGACACCCTCGGCATCGACTTCCTCACCCTCCTCAACCGCCACCCTCCCCTCCTCTCCTCCCCCCTCTCCGCCGTCAAATCCGTCGTCGACTACATGACAACCCCGCCGATCAACTTCTCCCTCCCGGACCTCCGCCGCCTCGTCTCCATGTGCCCGGAGCTTCTCACTTCCCCGTTAACCTCCCACACGATCCCCGTCATCACTTTCCTCCTCCGCGAAGTCGGCGTCGACTCCACCTTCGACCTCCGCCAAGCCCTGCGCCGCCGTCCCCGTCTCCTCGCCTGCAGCGTCGACCTCCAGCTGAGGCCCACGCTCTACTTCCTCCGGGGGATCGGAATCCTCGAGCCGCGGAGACACACTTACCTCCTCTCCTGCAGCGTCGAGGGCAAGCTCCTCCCGAGGATCGAGTTCTTCGAAAGGCTCGGGTTCTCGCGGCGGAGCGCCGCTGCGATGTTCAAGAGGTTCCCGCAGCTGTTTAACTACAGCATCGGTGAGAACTACGAGCCGAAGCTGAACTACTTGATGGGGGAGATGGGGAGAGACGTGAGGGAGGTTCTTGAGTTTCCTCAGTATTTCTCGTTCAGCTTGGAGAACCGGATTAAACCGAGACACGTGGCGTGCGCGGGGAGAGGGGTGAGGTTGCCGTTGGCGGTGATGCTGAAGACTAAGGAAGATGGGTTTCGGGATGCGTTGGAG GTACAGTTTGTGTTGAATGATTCTCAAGAACTCAAAAGAATGAAGAAACCGGTAGTCTCTGCCTACATTTTAAGAGAGAAAGGAAGATAG
- the LOC106336674 gene encoding uncharacterized protein LOC106336674 isoform X2, whose translation MQQEALSFLSSTLPPHHHHFPPFSRLRLSNFPSLSFKPNSSPSSIFFPPNPPDSLSSAPSAAGTLETDIHEKLLYLDTLGIDFLTLLNRHPPLLSSPLSAVKSVVDYMTTPPINFSLPDLRRLVSMCPELLTSPLTSHTIPVITFLLREVGVDSTFDLRQALRRRPRLLACSVDLQLRPTLYFLRGIGILEPRRHTYLLSCSVEGKLLPRIEFFERLGFSRRSAAAMFKRFPQLFNYSIGENYEPKLNYLMGEMGRDVREVLEFPQYFSFSLENRIKPRHVACAGRGVRLPLAVMLKTKEDGFRDALEVCCDSSPPLKTSRLCCVQKDS comes from the coding sequence ATGCAACAAGAAGCTCTCTCTTTCCTCTCCTCCACTCTCCCTCCTCACCACCACCACTTTCCTCCGTTCTCTCGCCTCCGCCTCAGCAACTTCCCCTCTCTCTCATTCAAACCAAACTCATCGCCGTCATCAATCTTCTTCCCTCCCAACCCTCCAGACTCCCTCTCCTCCGCACCTTCCGCCGCCGGAACCCTAGAAACCGACATCCACGAGAAGCTCCTCTACCTCGACACCCTCGGCATCGACTTCCTCACCCTCCTCAACCGCCACCCTCCCCTCCTCTCCTCCCCCCTCTCCGCCGTCAAATCCGTCGTCGACTACATGACAACCCCGCCGATCAACTTCTCCCTCCCGGACCTCCGCCGCCTCGTCTCCATGTGCCCGGAGCTTCTCACTTCCCCGTTAACCTCCCACACGATCCCCGTCATCACTTTCCTCCTCCGCGAAGTCGGCGTCGACTCCACCTTCGACCTCCGCCAAGCCCTGCGCCGCCGTCCCCGTCTCCTCGCCTGCAGCGTCGACCTCCAGCTGAGGCCCACGCTCTACTTCCTCCGGGGGATCGGAATCCTCGAGCCGCGGAGACACACTTACCTCCTCTCCTGCAGCGTCGAGGGCAAGCTCCTCCCGAGGATCGAGTTCTTCGAAAGGCTCGGGTTCTCGCGGCGGAGCGCCGCTGCGATGTTCAAGAGGTTCCCGCAGCTGTTTAACTACAGCATCGGTGAGAACTACGAGCCGAAGCTGAACTACTTGATGGGGGAGATGGGGAGAGACGTGAGGGAGGTTCTTGAGTTTCCTCAGTATTTCTCGTTCAGCTTGGAGAACCGGATTAAACCGAGACACGTGGCGTGCGCGGGGAGAGGGGTGAGGTTGCCGTTGGCGGTGATGCTGAAGACTAAGGAAGATGGGTTTCGGGATGCGTTGGAGGTATGTTGTGATTCTTCTCCGCCATTGAAGACCTCTCGACTTTGTTGTGTACAGAAAGATTCTTGA